The segment AACAGCTTATAGAACTCGAAGACAAACTGGAAAGGTTTGCCATGAGTTTGACCTCAAACCATGAGGAAGCAAAAGATCTGCTTCAGGAAACTTATTATAAAGCCCTGGCCAACAGGGATAAGTTTGTAGGGCATTCCAATCTGAAGGCATGGACGTTTACCATCATGAAAAATACATTCATTAACAATTATCGTAAAAAACAAAAGGAGAATACACACAACGATAAAACAGAAAATAATTATTTTATCAACCAGTCTGAGGAAAGTACTACAAGCACACCGGACAGCGAGTATTCAATCATTGAAATCAACAGAAAGATTGAGGAATTACCCGATGAGTTCCGTGTTCCCTTTAAGATGTTCCTTTCAGGGTATAAATATAAGGAAATAGCAGAGGAACTGGAGCTTAAAATTGGTACTGTTAAAAGCCGCATATTCTTCACCAGGAAGAAATTATCGGAAAAACTTCAGGGTTACTGATCAATCATATAAACAGGAATAGTGCAAAAGGCTTCTTGACTCGTGTTAAGAAGCCTTTTGATTTCAATAGAGGGTTGTTTCCCGGTATTAACGATTTGAAATTTAGTTTAAAATTAAGGGAACCTGAAAATTTGTATTATTTTTGTGACTCTTAAAA is part of the Bacteroidales bacterium genome and harbors:
- a CDS encoding sigma-70 family RNA polymerase sigma factor, whose amino-acid sequence is MKATEFNQQLIELEDKLERFAMSLTSNHEEAKDLLQETYYKALANRDKFVGHSNLKAWTFTIMKNTFINNYRKKQKENTHNDKTENNYFINQSEESTTSTPDSEYSIIEINRKIEELPDEFRVPFKMFLSGYKYKEIAEELELKIGTVKSRIFFTRKKLSEKLQGY